The proteins below are encoded in one region of Legionella antarctica:
- a CDS encoding FMN-binding glutamate synthase family protein: protein MRRQWYLGFAVIMLVLLAIFIMLQDLIWFVFFLIPIAILWIYDLLQRKHSLLRNFPVLGHLRYFMEFIRPEIQQYFIATDENELPFNRESRSLIYQRAKNERDTIPYGTERDILSVGYTWALHSLAPKQASEVEHRIMVGGPDCTKPYYASRLNISAMSFGSLSPNAIMALNQGAKIGDFAHNTGEGGLSPYHLQGGDIIFQIGTAYFGCRDKDGNFDENEFRIEASREEVKMIEIKLSQGAKPSHGGILPAAKLTEEIARVRKVPMGKDVLSPIAHSTFDTPVGLLYFVKKLRDLSGGKPIGFKLCVGRRDEFFAICKAMLKTHILPDFITVDGAEGGTGAAPEEYTNFIGTPLEPGLVFVHNSLVGINVRDKIRVICSGKVTNGFDLVTNIALGADMCNSARAMMMAAGCVQSKQCNANTCPTGVATQNKRLQYGLVVEDKKHRIANFHKNTMKSFLEMVGALGLNNPCDLTPAHIMRRINVGEVLTLDKLYEYTTPGQYLENKLPEKYKQAWEKASPERF, encoded by the coding sequence ATGAGACGTCAATGGTATCTTGGATTCGCAGTCATCATGTTAGTACTGCTAGCCATCTTTATTATGCTCCAGGACCTGATCTGGTTTGTCTTCTTTCTTATTCCCATTGCAATTTTATGGATTTATGACCTGCTGCAAAGAAAACACTCCCTTTTACGTAATTTTCCAGTGTTGGGCCATCTTCGCTATTTTATGGAATTTATTCGTCCGGAAATTCAGCAATACTTCATTGCTACTGATGAAAACGAACTCCCCTTTAATCGCGAAAGTCGCTCGCTGATCTACCAACGTGCCAAAAATGAGCGTGATACCATCCCTTACGGAACAGAGCGAGATATCTTAAGCGTTGGCTATACCTGGGCCCTCCACTCTTTAGCTCCCAAGCAAGCCTCTGAAGTAGAGCACCGAATTATGGTCGGGGGACCTGATTGCACTAAACCCTATTACGCATCCCGACTAAATATCTCAGCCATGAGTTTTGGTTCCTTATCTCCCAATGCGATTATGGCGTTAAATCAAGGAGCAAAGATTGGCGACTTCGCTCACAATACGGGAGAGGGGGGTCTTAGTCCTTATCATCTACAAGGAGGGGATATCATTTTCCAAATTGGAACAGCCTATTTTGGTTGTCGCGATAAAGACGGTAATTTTGATGAGAATGAATTTAGAATAGAGGCTAGTCGTGAAGAAGTAAAAATGATAGAAATTAAATTATCCCAGGGGGCCAAACCGTCACATGGTGGTATTTTACCCGCTGCAAAATTAACCGAAGAAATAGCACGAGTAAGAAAAGTTCCCATGGGAAAAGACGTGTTATCTCCTATTGCTCATTCTACTTTTGATACTCCTGTGGGCTTACTTTATTTTGTAAAAAAATTACGCGATCTTTCTGGAGGAAAACCCATAGGCTTTAAATTGTGTGTTGGCCGAAGGGACGAGTTTTTTGCTATATGCAAAGCCATGTTGAAAACTCATATCTTACCAGATTTTATTACTGTCGATGGTGCTGAAGGTGGAACTGGAGCAGCGCCAGAGGAATACACTAATTTTATTGGCACCCCTTTAGAACCAGGATTAGTCTTTGTTCATAATTCCCTGGTTGGTATTAATGTACGCGATAAAATAAGAGTTATTTGTAGTGGTAAAGTAACTAATGGTTTTGATTTAGTCACTAATATTGCCCTGGGTGCTGACATGTGTAATTCGGCAAGGGCAATGATGATGGCTGCGGGTTGTGTGCAATCAAAGCAATGTAATGCCAATACCTGTCCTACAGGAGTGGCCACGCAAAACAAACGTCTGCAATACGGTTTAGTTGTTGAAGATAAAAAACATCGGATTGCTAATTTTCATAAAAATACCATGAAAAGTTTTTTAGAAATGGTTGGGGCATTAGGATTAAACAACCCTTGCGATTTAACCCCTGCCCATATCATGCGACGAATTAACGTTGGCGAAGTACTAACTCTTGATAAACTATATGAATACACTACACCAGGACAATATTTGGAAAACAAGCTTCCGGAAAAATACAAACAAGCCTGGGAGAAAGCCAGTCCAGAAAGATTTTAA
- a CDS encoding alpha-L-glutamate ligase-like protein yields MISLFRRLKNHGVLSINQRNTDFVLRYNPRKLFPLVDDKLKTKKLALKAGIAVPPLYDIIETEQQIKTIEERFAPYNDFVVKPARGSGGDGILVFKDKVYGRYRQINGKLTTLQELSYHLSCLLSGAYSLGGSSDYAIIEKRVVVDPIFAEVSYEGIPDIRIISLLGYPAMAMVRLPTRLSGGKANLHQGAIGVGVDLATGKTLGGVFHNDIIDYHPDTLNQIVGIEVPYWNEILEIASSCYDLTGLGYLGVDIVLDKDQGPLMLELNARPGLNIQIANREGGLKRYRAIEDHFNDHPEESTAEKVAFSRQHFAR; encoded by the coding sequence ATGATTAGTCTTTTTAGGCGCTTAAAAAATCATGGCGTTTTGAGTATCAATCAACGCAACACAGATTTTGTGCTCCGTTACAACCCAAGAAAATTATTTCCTTTAGTCGATGATAAACTTAAAACCAAAAAGCTGGCATTAAAGGCTGGTATTGCAGTACCTCCTTTGTATGACATTATAGAAACAGAACAACAAATTAAAACCATTGAGGAGCGTTTTGCCCCTTATAATGATTTTGTAGTTAAACCCGCTCGTGGCTCCGGTGGTGATGGCATTTTAGTTTTTAAAGATAAAGTATATGGACGTTATCGACAAATTAATGGCAAATTAACTACCCTACAAGAACTAAGTTATCACCTGTCCTGCTTATTATCTGGCGCCTACAGTCTTGGGGGTTCATCGGATTATGCCATCATCGAAAAACGAGTTGTGGTTGATCCCATATTTGCAGAAGTAAGTTACGAAGGCATTCCTGATATTCGCATTATCTCCTTGCTAGGCTACCCGGCAATGGCCATGGTCAGGCTTCCTACTCGATTATCTGGCGGTAAAGCAAATCTGCACCAGGGTGCAATAGGAGTAGGTGTTGACCTGGCGACCGGGAAAACACTAGGGGGGGTCTTTCATAATGATATTATTGATTATCATCCGGATACCCTAAATCAAATTGTAGGCATAGAAGTTCCTTATTGGAATGAAATTCTTGAAATTGCCTCAAGTTGCTATGATTTAACAGGTTTAGGATATCTTGGAGTAGACATTGTCCTCGATAAAGATCAAGGACCTTTAATGCTGGAACTTAATGCTCGTCCCGGCTTGAATATTCAAATTGCGAATAGAGAGGGGGGATTAAAAAGATACAGAGCCATAGAGGATCATTTTAACGATCATCCTGAGGAGTCAACTGCAGAGAAAGTTGCATTCAGCCGCCAACATTTCGCACGCTAA
- a CDS encoding FAD-dependent oxidoreductase: MSQHFDVLIVGGGIVGLTAALAMAQRNYTVAVIDAGALKVSDSGIDSRVYAVNKASQTLLLELGAWQHLDFTRVSPYSKMHVWDGANGASIDFDSRTIAAPSLGAIIEESVLKQALLQQIVTESSINLFPHCLVNDVDSSESGVQISSQNGIWNGQLLMIADGANSPTRHKLKVDLTTWPYHQKALVATVKTEKPHQQTACQVFNADGPLAFLPLSDPHQCSIVWSTDPKRVQRLVALDEEGFNRELTKAFGEYLGQATLLSARHQFPLQMRHVKHYIGNRWLLLGDAAHTIHPLAGLGLNVGLADVRCWLQLLDASNGILPSRKILSAYQRERKAAVWQIILLMEGFKVLFGYSWTPIAAFRGFGLRICNGITPLKRLFIQHASG; this comes from the coding sequence ATGAGCCAACATTTTGACGTACTGATAGTGGGTGGTGGAATTGTTGGTTTAACCGCAGCCTTGGCTATGGCTCAGCGCAATTATACGGTTGCAGTAATTGATGCAGGAGCATTAAAGGTAAGCGACTCTGGAATTGATTCCCGAGTTTATGCTGTCAACAAAGCATCACAAACTTTATTGCTTGAACTCGGTGCATGGCAACATTTGGATTTCACTCGAGTATCTCCTTATAGTAAGATGCATGTTTGGGATGGGGCTAACGGAGCCTCTATAGATTTTGATTCCAGGACTATAGCAGCACCGAGTTTGGGTGCGATCATCGAAGAGTCAGTATTAAAACAAGCGCTGTTGCAGCAAATTGTTACAGAGTCAAGTATTAACCTATTTCCTCATTGTTTGGTGAATGATGTGGACAGTTCAGAATCAGGCGTTCAAATTAGCAGTCAAAATGGTATCTGGAATGGGCAGCTATTGATGATTGCTGATGGTGCTAACTCCCCAACTCGCCACAAACTAAAAGTGGATTTAACTACCTGGCCTTATCACCAAAAAGCTTTGGTTGCGACCGTCAAAACAGAAAAACCTCATCAACAAACTGCCTGTCAGGTATTTAATGCTGATGGTCCGTTAGCTTTTTTACCTTTGTCCGATCCTCATCAATGTTCTATTGTCTGGTCAACTGATCCAAAACGGGTTCAAAGATTAGTAGCTCTTGATGAAGAAGGGTTTAACAGGGAGTTAACAAAGGCCTTCGGAGAATATTTGGGCCAGGCCACCCTATTGAGTGCTCGCCATCAGTTTCCTTTGCAAATGAGGCATGTGAAACACTATATAGGTAATCGCTGGTTACTTCTTGGCGATGCGGCTCATACCATTCATCCCCTGGCCGGCTTGGGACTGAATGTTGGTTTGGCCGATGTGCGTTGCTGGTTGCAGCTTTTGGATGCTTCAAATGGCATATTGCCATCAAGAAAAATATTGAGTGCTTATCAGCGAGAACGCAAAGCTGCTGTTTGGCAAATTATTTTACTAATGGAGGGGTTTAAAGTTTTATTTGGTTACTCTTGGACTCCGATCGCCGCTTTTCGCGGTTTTGGCTTACGTATTTGCAATGGTATAACGCCACTTAAACGATTGTTTATTCAACATGCATCAGGTTGA
- the pepP gene encoding Xaa-Pro aminopeptidase — translation MITQNEFQMRRKKLAEQLPADTVAVIPAAQELLRNGDAHYRFRQDSNFYYLTGFNEPDALLVITSGKESQSSLFNRPHNPAEEQWTGKRLGQEGAIRELGMNASFPVASIADELPKILAGKAVVYYAFGRNPELEKIIKHAINILKTQVRRGVSPPEALYDLEPVLGEMRLFKSDAEIALMRQAACISVDAHKRAMQVCQNIEYEYQLEAELVYEFSRQGCRSTAYDSIVGGGENACILHYTENNQPLRTGDLVLIDAGGEFGNYAADITRTFPVSGRFSPEQKSIYELVLKAQKAGIASIKPGLAWNSIQQTMIQVLTSGLCELGILRGSIDELVANEAYKPFYMHNSGHWLGLDVHDSGSYRVNNKWRPLEPGMVLTVEPGLYISSGMHGVDKRWWGIGVRIEDDVLVTKTGHEVLTAALPVEVDDIEALMRG, via the coding sequence ATGATTACGCAAAATGAATTTCAGATGAGGCGCAAAAAATTAGCTGAACAGTTACCCGCAGACACGGTAGCGGTTATTCCTGCAGCTCAAGAATTATTACGCAATGGAGATGCCCATTATCGTTTCCGTCAGGATAGTAATTTTTATTATTTGACTGGTTTTAATGAGCCTGATGCACTTTTAGTCATTACTTCGGGTAAAGAATCGCAAAGCAGCTTGTTTAATCGGCCACATAATCCTGCTGAGGAGCAATGGACAGGAAAACGATTAGGGCAGGAAGGAGCGATCAGGGAATTAGGCATGAACGCCTCTTTTCCTGTAGCAAGTATTGCTGATGAATTGCCCAAAATTCTAGCAGGAAAAGCCGTAGTCTATTATGCTTTTGGCCGGAATCCAGAGTTAGAAAAAATAATAAAACACGCTATAAATATCCTAAAGACTCAGGTGCGACGAGGAGTTAGCCCCCCTGAAGCTTTATATGATCTGGAGCCAGTATTGGGTGAAATGCGTCTGTTTAAAAGCGATGCCGAAATTGCTCTAATGCGCCAGGCTGCCTGTATTTCGGTTGACGCTCATAAACGCGCCATGCAGGTTTGTCAGAATATAGAATATGAGTATCAACTAGAAGCCGAGCTTGTTTATGAATTCAGTCGTCAAGGTTGTCGCAGTACCGCTTATGATTCTATCGTAGGTGGCGGGGAGAATGCGTGTATTCTTCATTACACCGAGAATAATCAGCCATTACGTACCGGCGATTTGGTGCTTATTGATGCAGGGGGCGAGTTTGGCAATTACGCCGCTGATATTACCAGGACTTTTCCTGTTAGTGGTCGATTTAGCCCGGAACAAAAAAGCATCTATGAACTGGTCCTGAAAGCACAAAAAGCAGGAATTGCATCGATTAAACCCGGTCTGGCCTGGAACAGCATCCAGCAAACAATGATCCAGGTCTTAACCAGCGGTTTGTGTGAATTGGGTATTTTAAGAGGTAGCATTGATGAGCTCGTTGCTAATGAAGCTTATAAACCATTTTACATGCATAATTCTGGACATTGGTTAGGTCTGGATGTTCATGATTCCGGAAGCTACCGAGTCAATAATAAATGGCGTCCCCTGGAGCCTGGCATGGTATTAACTGTAGAACCTGGTTTGTACATCAGTTCCGGCATGCACGGGGTAGACAAACGTTGGTGGGGCATTGGGGTACGGATAGAAGATGATGTTTTAGTGACCAAAACAGGACATGAAGTATTAACAGCGGCTCTACCTGTTGAGGTTGATGATATTGAGGCATTAATGCGTGGCTAA
- a CDS encoding cell division protein ZapA has translation MLKCPEGEEANLLLAAQKLSEQMDLNKKKSKKLDDYKILLLAALGISHELIICKNDQEHQRFQVTQFITSLENKINKTVGGEGDIPRQTD, from the coding sequence ATATTAAAATGTCCAGAGGGAGAGGAAGCCAATTTATTACTCGCAGCCCAAAAACTGAGTGAGCAAATGGATCTTAATAAGAAGAAGTCGAAAAAACTTGATGACTATAAAATTCTTTTACTCGCCGCCCTGGGTATCAGTCATGAGTTAATTATCTGTAAAAATGATCAAGAACATCAACGTTTTCAAGTCACCCAATTTATTACCTCGTTAGAAAATAAAATAAATAAAACAGTGGGGGGCGAAGGAGATATTCCTCGGCAAACGGATTAA
- a CDS encoding IS3 family transposase, whose protein sequence is MNFSLDEKRVMIDPLAELTIREQCLLLDLPVSSYYYSAKPISVEDEALMALLDEHYLQYPCEGKIKRARWLSKEVGYPVGKRRVKKLMEMMGLSTVYPKPNTSVPNKEHEVFPYLLKEVDITKPNQVWAADITYIRMKGKHVYLVAIMDWYSRYVIGWAISPTMEAEFCIEALRNALLHSRCEIFNTDQGSQFTSKDWINTLKSHHISISMDGRGRYLDNIFIERLWRSVKQEKIYRYDFDTIEEVELALTEYFEYYNNRRLHQSFNYLTPAEVYYGRKRP, encoded by the coding sequence ATGAACTTTAGTCTGGATGAAAAGCGCGTCATGATTGATCCTCTTGCCGAGCTCACCATTCGTGAACAATGCTTGCTATTAGACTTGCCTGTTTCAAGTTATTATTATAGTGCCAAGCCCATTTCTGTCGAAGATGAAGCGCTTATGGCGCTACTTGATGAGCACTATCTGCAGTATCCATGTGAAGGTAAAATTAAGCGGGCAAGATGGCTGTCAAAAGAAGTAGGCTATCCTGTTGGTAAACGTCGAGTAAAAAAGTTGATGGAAATGATGGGGTTATCGACTGTTTACCCAAAGCCAAATACAAGCGTTCCCAATAAGGAGCATGAGGTGTTCCCTTATTTATTAAAAGAGGTGGATATCACCAAACCAAATCAGGTTTGGGCCGCAGATATCACCTACATCCGCATGAAAGGAAAGCATGTGTATTTAGTAGCTATTATGGACTGGTATAGTCGTTATGTGATTGGATGGGCTATTTCACCTACTATGGAGGCTGAATTTTGTATTGAGGCGCTTAGAAACGCTTTGCTGCATTCGCGTTGTGAGATCTTTAACACGGATCAGGGTTCTCAATTTACCTCAAAAGATTGGATAAATACGCTAAAATCTCACCACATTTCTATCAGCATGGATGGGCGAGGACGTTATTTAGATAATATATTTATCGAGCGATTGTGGCGTAGTGTTAAGCAAGAAAAAATCTACCGGTATGATTTTGATACAATTGAAGAGGTTGAGCTGGCCTTAACGGAGTATTTTGAGTATTATAATAACCGAAGGCTTCACCAGTCCTTTAATTATTTAACGCCCGCAGAGGTGTATTATGGCCGGAAAAGACCATAA
- a CDS encoding EAL domain-containing protein encodes MYLLNFPIDDIKIEKSFVLTMAKDAKSAKIVEAIIKLMNTLALDTTANGISDEITLERLKELGCRYGQEIYFSRAVDADQFTILLSKKSTSG; translated from the coding sequence ATTTATTTACTTAATTTTCCAATTGACGATATCAAAATTGAAAAGTCGTTTGTTTTGACTATGGCTAAAGATGCGAAGAGTGCAAAGATTGTAGAGGCTATCATTAAGTTGATGAATACGTTAGCACTCGACACAACAGCAAATGGCATTAGCGATGAAATTACTTTGGAGCGATTAAAAGAATTAGGCTGTAGGTATGGCCAGGAAATTTATTTTTCACGAGCAGTTGACGCTGATCAATTTACGATTTTATTAAGTAAAAAGTCAACGTCCGGTTAG
- the ubiH gene encoding 2-octaprenyl-6-methoxyphenyl hydroxylase: MAKQQVDILIIGGGLTGATLMLALQGLGFKTLLVEAKPFGDKVNPDFDARSLALSPATKRILNTLGVWDILKEYATAIDMIHVSDQHRFGISRLHGGADNPLGYVVEMQHINLALHQLLSKDHIMAPATLTALDLVAKTATVSHETGEIQITAQLIVAADGAESVVRRCCDLSAKIKSYNQQAIVANVGLMKSHEHHAYERFTSHGPLALLPMNSNRMSLVWAMTPGKAEQLMALSDVAFLKELQQDFGYRLGRLIKIGKRYSYPLKQVLMAQQTKWPVVFVGNAAHTLHPVAGQGFNLGLRDAATLAQCISKQGLNEGMLRQYLQLRRHDQQVITRFTDGLIQVFTSRLPGMSLVRNMGLIAIDNIPVLKNYLARYARGFGGFTPDLVCEIALDTIKSPEIE; the protein is encoded by the coding sequence GTGGCTAAACAACAGGTTGACATACTAATTATAGGCGGTGGTTTAACCGGCGCTACCTTAATGCTTGCTTTGCAAGGTTTAGGGTTTAAAACTTTATTAGTCGAGGCCAAACCGTTTGGTGATAAGGTAAATCCTGATTTTGATGCGCGATCGTTAGCATTATCACCTGCAACCAAACGAATTTTAAATACGTTGGGTGTATGGGATATTCTTAAAGAATATGCAACTGCCATTGATATGATACATGTTTCTGATCAGCATCGTTTTGGCATATCTCGATTACATGGGGGTGCAGATAACCCTCTGGGTTATGTGGTTGAAATGCAACATATCAATTTGGCTTTGCATCAATTATTATCTAAAGATCACATCATGGCGCCTGCCACCTTAACAGCCCTAGATCTGGTGGCTAAAACAGCGACTGTGTCTCATGAAACTGGTGAGATCCAGATTACTGCTCAATTAATAGTTGCTGCTGATGGGGCTGAGTCGGTGGTGCGTCGTTGTTGTGATTTATCAGCTAAAATCAAGAGTTACAATCAACAGGCTATTGTCGCTAATGTAGGTTTGATGAAATCGCATGAGCATCACGCTTATGAGCGGTTTACCTCCCATGGACCTCTGGCACTTTTACCCATGAATAGCAATCGCATGTCACTCGTCTGGGCTATGACTCCCGGCAAAGCAGAGCAATTGATGGCACTAAGTGATGTGGCTTTTCTTAAAGAATTACAGCAGGATTTTGGTTATCGATTAGGTCGTTTAATTAAAATAGGAAAGCGCTATTCTTACCCACTAAAGCAAGTTCTGATGGCACAACAAACAAAATGGCCCGTTGTTTTTGTAGGGAATGCCGCACACACCCTGCATCCCGTTGCCGGCCAAGGCTTTAATCTGGGACTACGGGATGCGGCTACTTTAGCACAATGCATTAGCAAGCAGGGTTTAAATGAAGGAATGTTGCGGCAGTATTTACAATTAAGACGTCATGATCAGCAAGTCATTACTCGTTTCACTGATGGTTTGATTCAAGTATTTACCAGTCGCTTGCCTGGAATGAGTTTGGTGCGTAATATGGGTTTGATTGCAATCGACAATATACCCGTTTTAAAGAATTATTTGGCGCGTTATGCGCGAGGTTTTGGCGGATTTACTCCGGATTTGGTCTGTGAAATAGCCTTGGATACGATAAAAAGCCCGGAGATAGAATGA
- a CDS encoding inactive transglutaminase family protein: MRNSKRHVYGLIITLLVVGLSLFVYRHFALDVPLTDAETINSWMVESNLRFTADNKTPIKASFTIPYLPPHFAILDEYFVSRSYGVTTNLSGYNRETVWSIRRSHGPQSLYYRAIFRQTESDESTLPKPSVVKSQTLDESQKSAVETITDQVRQSSADIQTFAQSTVKELNKKDGNAKLLVGNEFTDEGLIKATILILNQAKIFAMPVKGIYLNQKSKADLKSFLAVFNGKSWIYINPRTGGAGLPKEFLIWQYGNEALFDVVGGTKSQFSLTVSPTPINALSVAKSRGLESDSQLLRFSLLQLPVNVQATYKILLTVPIGAFIILILRNFIGIKTFGTFMPVLIALAFRETHVIWGICLFVIIVSFGLLARFYLDQLKLLLVPRLAAILTVVILLMIFISVVSQNLALDAGMSVALFPMVILTMTIERMCITWDERGAAEAIKSGIGSLFAAVISYWAMSYEPLQYLIFAFPELLLILLALILWFGQYRGYRLFELKRFKALARDIP; the protein is encoded by the coding sequence ATGAGAAATAGCAAACGCCATGTTTACGGCCTAATCATCACCCTGCTTGTTGTAGGCTTAAGCCTTTTTGTATACAGGCATTTCGCTTTAGATGTTCCTTTAACGGATGCTGAAACAATAAACAGCTGGATGGTGGAGTCTAACCTACGCTTTACTGCCGATAACAAAACACCTATTAAAGCAAGCTTTACTATTCCCTACTTGCCACCTCATTTTGCCATCCTTGATGAATACTTTGTATCCAGAAGCTATGGTGTTACCACAAATTTAAGCGGTTATAATCGCGAAACAGTTTGGTCAATCAGACGTAGTCATGGACCACAATCTCTATACTACAGAGCAATTTTTCGCCAAACAGAGAGCGATGAATCAACTTTACCCAAGCCTTCAGTAGTTAAATCGCAAACCCTTGATGAAAGTCAAAAATCCGCAGTTGAAACAATCACTGACCAGGTAAGGCAATCTTCAGCTGACATTCAGACATTTGCTCAAAGTACGGTTAAAGAACTCAACAAAAAAGATGGAAATGCTAAACTTTTAGTTGGAAATGAATTCACTGATGAGGGCCTTATTAAGGCAACTATTTTAATCCTTAATCAAGCTAAAATTTTTGCTATGCCAGTCAAGGGCATTTATCTAAACCAGAAAAGTAAAGCCGATCTGAAATCTTTTTTAGCTGTTTTTAATGGTAAAAGCTGGATTTATATCAACCCACGTACAGGGGGTGCCGGTTTGCCTAAAGAGTTTCTTATTTGGCAATATGGCAATGAGGCTTTATTTGATGTGGTAGGGGGGACTAAATCCCAGTTCTCGTTGACCGTATCACCCACGCCAATCAATGCCTTAAGTGTTGCCAAGTCCCGTGGGTTGGAATCCGACTCCCAACTGCTTCGTTTTTCGCTCCTGCAACTTCCGGTTAATGTCCAGGCAACTTATAAAATTTTATTAACGGTACCTATTGGTGCATTCATCATCTTAATTTTGCGTAATTTTATAGGGATTAAAACCTTTGGTACCTTTATGCCGGTGCTGATCGCTTTGGCATTTAGAGAAACCCACGTGATTTGGGGTATTTGTCTGTTTGTGATTATTGTATCGTTTGGCTTGTTAGCCCGTTTTTATCTGGATCAATTGAAATTGCTGCTGGTGCCACGGCTGGCAGCCATTTTAACTGTTGTTATTCTGTTGATGATTTTTATTAGCGTGGTCAGTCAAAACCTCGCCCTTGATGCAGGAATGTCTGTAGCTCTGTTCCCAATGGTCATTCTAACCATGACTATAGAACGAATGTGTATTACCTGGGATGAGCGTGGTGCAGCAGAGGCCATAAAATCGGGTATCGGAAGTCTGTTTGCTGCGGTGATATCTTATTGGGCTATGAGTTATGAACCGCTGCAATACCTTATTTTTGCCTTTCCTGAACTTCTTTTGATTCTTCTGGCTCTTATTTTATGGTTTGGACAATATCGAGGATATCGATTATTTGAATTAAAGCGGTTTAAAGCACTGGCGAGAGATATTCCATGA
- a CDS encoding RimK/LysX family protein produces the protein MAKSESQIYGYVEKATLIDKNLTLSAKLDTGAKSASLNATNITEIEVKGVPYLRFTVPGKDGDQVFESEYIGKVKIKVRASEANPGLLKLKPMKRPVVLLNIKLGDKVRAIQVNLTNRKRFLYPLLLGRDAIIDFNGAVDPALTFTVKSASPKK, from the coding sequence ATGGCGAAAAGTGAATCCCAAATTTATGGTTATGTTGAGAAAGCAACCTTAATTGATAAAAATCTGACTTTGTCAGCAAAATTAGATACCGGTGCCAAATCAGCTTCTTTAAACGCTACCAATATTACTGAGATTGAGGTCAAAGGCGTACCGTATTTACGCTTTACCGTCCCTGGTAAAGACGGGGATCAGGTTTTTGAAAGCGAATATATAGGCAAAGTCAAAATCAAAGTGCGTGCCAGTGAAGCCAATCCGGGATTATTAAAATTAAAACCAATGAAGCGTCCTGTTGTACTGCTTAATATCAAATTAGGTGATAAGGTCCGAGCGATTCAGGTTAATTTAACCAACCGCAAACGCTTCCTATATCCGTTATTATTAGGACGAGATGCCATTATTGATTTTAATGGAGCAGTCGATCCAGCCCTTACTTTTACTGTAAAATCTGCGAGCCCTAAGAAATAA
- a CDS encoding UPF0149 family protein — MSEEVNRLHLPEYDRFIESIGVLVLDISGSELHGIMCGFLCAGTDNQGETYLRTLLNNKKDDESRSAFLAMFDVFSISQQQISNFDFEFEMLLPNENESLIDRAQAFSEWCKGFIQGLSMAGVDVDQFYDEESQDAFQHLIEFAELDTDSLDVDEEDEKALMEVSEYARMAVIRLHGDLVMNERERGGSETTH; from the coding sequence ATGTCCGAAGAAGTGAACCGATTGCATTTGCCGGAATATGATAGATTTATTGAATCTATCGGGGTTTTGGTATTAGATATATCAGGTAGTGAATTGCATGGGATAATGTGTGGTTTTCTTTGTGCGGGTACAGACAATCAGGGCGAAACCTATTTACGTACTTTGTTAAATAATAAAAAAGACGATGAAAGCCGATCTGCTTTTTTGGCAATGTTTGATGTTTTCTCTATAAGTCAGCAGCAAATTTCTAATTTTGATTTCGAATTTGAAATGTTACTCCCAAATGAAAATGAATCTTTAATTGACCGAGCCCAGGCTTTTAGTGAGTGGTGTAAAGGCTTTATCCAGGGCTTGTCTATGGCAGGTGTAGATGTGGATCAATTCTATGATGAAGAAAGTCAAGACGCCTTTCAACATCTTATTGAATTTGCAGAACTTGATACAGACTCTTTAGATGTTGATGAGGAAGATGAAAAGGCGTTGATGGAGGTAAGCGAATATGCTCGTATGGCAGTTATTCGGTTACATGGCGACCTGGTAATGAATGAACGAGAGCGTGGCGGTTCAGAAACAACTCATTGA
- a CDS encoding transposase — MSKKRAYYTAAKKAKITLAAIEGKLTQAQITSEYGVHATQVKTWKQSAIKAINDLFSGANEKEAKSQEQLVEALYQEIGRLQAQLSWLKKKHEL, encoded by the coding sequence ATGTCTAAAAAGCGAGCTTATTATACGGCGGCCAAGAAGGCAAAAATAACGCTAGCTGCGATTGAGGGGAAACTCACACAAGCGCAAATTACCAGTGAATACGGTGTTCACGCAACGCAGGTAAAAACTTGGAAGCAATCGGCCATCAAAGCCATTAACGATTTATTCTCTGGGGCTAATGAAAAAGAAGCCAAGTCCCAAGAGCAGCTTGTTGAGGCATTATATCAAGAAATTGGTCGACTTCAAGCGCAGCTATCTTGGCTAAAAAAAAAGCATGAACTTTAG